One stretch of Pseudomonas fragi DNA includes these proteins:
- a CDS encoding MFS transporter, producing the protein MTHETVDIKAWIDDRPVAKYQWLILALCFFVVLFDGFDVAVMGFVAPSLIQEWGLSRAAFGPVMSAGMVGLAIGALTAGPYADRLGRKKIMLFAVTGFSVLSLACAFARNPYELAALRLLTGVALGAALPNTTTLLAEYLPERNRSLFITLMFTGFNMGSGLGGFVAAWLIPSHGWQSVLLFGGIMPLLLLPFLWLLLPESARFLAAHNASASQIAKVLNKLGGTFTAATRFVMSEPQVQHKAPVRMLFTEQYRFGTLALWLTYFMGLLVIYLTMGWMPTLLRDGGLSIERAATITGLFQIGGTVGAIVVGWAMDRRNPNAVIATSYALGGAFILLLGAFSLESSLLAVGVIAAGFCMSGAQTGLNAFAPGYYPTDCRATGVSWMLGIGRFGAIFGSLVGGAVLSLGLDLPLLFAMLAVPAFIAALAILGNGRARRRAVSRVVLAQ; encoded by the coding sequence ATGACTCACGAAACGGTCGATATCAAGGCCTGGATCGATGACAGGCCCGTCGCCAAATACCAGTGGTTGATTCTTGCACTGTGCTTTTTCGTTGTGTTGTTCGATGGTTTCGATGTGGCGGTGATGGGCTTTGTCGCGCCGTCACTGATCCAGGAATGGGGCCTGTCGCGCGCCGCTTTCGGCCCGGTGATGAGCGCCGGCATGGTCGGGTTGGCCATCGGCGCACTGACTGCCGGGCCATACGCCGACCGCCTGGGCCGCAAGAAAATCATGCTGTTTGCGGTCACCGGTTTCAGCGTACTGAGCCTGGCCTGTGCCTTTGCCCGCAACCCCTATGAACTGGCGGCCCTGCGCCTGCTGACCGGTGTGGCGCTGGGGGCTGCGTTGCCCAATACCACCACGCTGCTGGCCGAATACCTGCCAGAGCGCAACCGTTCGCTGTTTATCACCCTCATGTTCACCGGCTTCAATATGGGTTCGGGGCTGGGCGGCTTCGTCGCGGCCTGGTTGATACCGAGCCATGGCTGGCAGTCGGTGCTGCTGTTTGGCGGGATCATGCCGTTGCTGTTACTGCCGTTCCTGTGGCTGCTGTTGCCCGAGTCCGCACGCTTTCTTGCCGCACACAATGCTTCGGCCAGCCAGATTGCCAAGGTGTTGAACAAGCTGGGCGGTACCTTCACCGCCGCCACCCGGTTTGTCATGTCCGAACCCCAGGTGCAGCACAAGGCGCCAGTGCGCATGCTGTTCACCGAGCAGTACCGCTTCGGCACGCTGGCCCTGTGGCTCACCTATTTCATGGGCCTGTTGGTGATCTACCTGACCATGGGCTGGATGCCGACCCTGTTGCGTGACGGCGGACTGTCCATCGAGCGTGCCGCAACCATTACCGGGCTGTTCCAGATCGGCGGCACGGTGGGCGCCATTGTGGTGGGCTGGGCAATGGACCGGCGCAATCCCAATGCGGTGATCGCGACCTCCTATGCCCTGGGCGGTGCCTTTATCCTGCTGCTGGGCGCCTTCAGCCTGGAGTCGAGCCTGCTGGCGGTTGGCGTGATTGCCGCAGGCTTTTGCATGAGCGGAGCGCAAACTGGCCTCAATGCCTTCGCGCCGGGTTATTACCCGACTGATTGCCGGGCGACCGGGGTGAGCTGGATGCTGGGCATCGGCCGTTTTGGCGCAATTTTCGGCTCGCTGGTCGGCGGCGCGGTACTCAGCCTGGGGTTGGACTTGCCGCTACTGTTCGCGATGCTGGCGGTACCAGCCTTTATCGCCGCGCTGGCGATCCTGGGCAATGGCCGAGCACGGCGCCGGGCTGTCAGCCGCGTAGTACTGGCGCAATAA
- a CDS encoding type II secretion system F family protein has protein sequence MNYLLGLINRLVGDEQLTRMLFAAVIGLSVVMVAVALAVLVKGLQSPVQRRLMLIKRGHGIDHRAPPSNLQMMLEQVGQRFSSAETRQASATRTLLIHAGYRSPSAVQVYWAIRLLLPLLLLGITLLALPFIPNMSLLLGGGILAVVLGVGWLLPAIYVSSRKESRMSRLLIAFPDALDLMVVCVESGLALPQAIERVAEEMAVSQPDLAMELALVNAEVRAGVPSTEALKHLAERTGLEDIRGLVSLLAQSIRFGTSVGTTLRIYAEEFRDRRTQLAEEKAAKVGTKLVFPLIFCLWPSFFLVAIGPAIISVFKVFGKI, from the coding sequence ATGAACTATTTACTGGGTCTGATCAATCGGCTAGTGGGTGACGAGCAACTGACCCGAATGCTGTTTGCGGCAGTTATCGGCCTGAGTGTGGTGATGGTGGCGGTAGCCCTGGCGGTGCTGGTCAAGGGCCTGCAAAGCCCGGTGCAGCGGCGTTTGATGTTGATCAAGCGCGGTCATGGCATCGACCACCGGGCGCCGCCGAGCAACCTGCAAATGATGCTGGAGCAGGTCGGGCAGCGTTTTAGTTCCGCAGAGACCAGGCAGGCCTCGGCCACCCGGACACTGCTGATCCATGCCGGCTACCGCTCCCCGTCGGCGGTGCAGGTGTATTGGGCGATTCGCTTGCTGCTGCCACTGTTACTGCTGGGCATAACACTGCTGGCATTGCCGTTTATTCCCAACATGTCGCTGCTGCTGGGGGGCGGTATCCTGGCTGTGGTCCTCGGTGTGGGCTGGCTGTTGCCGGCGATCTATGTCAGCTCGCGCAAGGAATCGCGCATGTCGCGGCTGCTGATTGCCTTCCCGGATGCCCTGGACTTGATGGTGGTGTGTGTGGAATCAGGCCTGGCCCTGCCCCAGGCCATTGAGCGGGTGGCCGAGGAAATGGCTGTCAGCCAGCCCGACCTGGCGATGGAGCTGGCGCTGGTCAACGCCGAGGTGCGTGCCGGTGTGCCCAGTACCGAAGCGCTCAAGCACCTGGCTGAGCGTACCGGGCTGGAAGATATCCGCGGCCTTGTGAGTTTGCTGGCACAAAGCATTCGCTTTGGTACCAGTGTGGGTACCACCCTGCGGATTTATGCTGAAGAGTTTCGCGATCGACGTACCCAGCTGGCTGAGGAAAAGGCCGCCAAAGTCGGTACCAAACTGGTGTTTCCGCTGATCTTCTGCCTGTGGCCGAGTTTTTTTCTGGTGGCCATCGGGCCTGCGATCATCAGTGTGTTCAAGGTGTTCGGCAAGATTTGA
- a CDS encoding gallate dioxygenase yields the protein MARIIGGLAVSHTPTIGFAVDHDKQNEAAWAPIFEGFEPIKMWLKEQQPDVLFYIFNDHVTSFFFDHYGAFSLGVDERYEVADEGGNPRALPGIGGHAALSRHIGESLMADEFDMSFFRDKPLDHGFFSPMSALLPCEPDWPVQIVPLQVGVLQFPIPSALRCYKLGLALRRAIESYPEDLKVAIVATGGVSHQVHGERCGFNNPEWDAQFVDLLVNDPVRLTEMTLAEFATLGGLEGAEVITWLIMRGALSAVVKNLHQDYYLPSMTGIATLLLENQDRAVPAEVNARHRAHMQHQLAGIDKLPGTYPFTLARSAKGYRLNKFLHRMIEPQWRQRFLAEPEALFAESGLSEEERDLLRRRDWRGLIHYGVIFFVLEKLAAVLGIPNLQVYAAMRGESLEDFIQTRNQQVLYSVAGKASR from the coding sequence ATGGCTCGCATCATCGGTGGCCTCGCTGTATCTCACACCCCGACCATCGGCTTCGCAGTCGATCACGACAAACAGAACGAGGCTGCCTGGGCACCGATCTTTGAAGGTTTCGAGCCGATCAAGATGTGGTTGAAAGAGCAGCAGCCGGACGTGCTGTTCTACATCTTCAACGATCATGTGACGTCGTTTTTCTTCGATCACTACGGCGCGTTTTCCCTGGGCGTGGATGAGCGTTACGAAGTGGCCGACGAAGGCGGCAATCCCCGCGCGTTGCCGGGTATCGGCGGGCATGCGGCGCTGTCGAGGCATATCGGTGAAAGCCTGATGGCTGATGAGTTCGACATGAGTTTCTTCCGCGACAAACCGCTGGATCACGGGTTTTTCTCGCCCATGTCGGCGCTGCTGCCGTGCGAGCCGGACTGGCCGGTGCAGATCGTGCCGTTGCAGGTCGGGGTGTTGCAGTTCCCGATTCCCAGTGCGCTGCGTTGCTACAAGCTGGGGCTGGCGCTGCGCCGCGCCATCGAAAGCTACCCCGAAGACTTGAAGGTCGCCATCGTCGCCACCGGCGGGGTCTCCCATCAGGTGCATGGCGAGCGCTGTGGCTTCAACAACCCGGAGTGGGACGCGCAGTTTGTCGACTTGCTGGTCAACGACCCGGTACGGCTGACCGAAATGACCCTGGCCGAATTCGCCACCCTCGGCGGGCTCGAGGGGGCGGAGGTGATCACCTGGCTGATCATGCGCGGCGCGTTGTCGGCTGTGGTGAAAAACCTGCATCAGGACTACTACCTGCCGTCCATGACCGGGATTGCCACCCTGTTGCTGGAGAACCAGGACCGCGCGGTGCCGGCCGAGGTCAATGCCCGTCATCGGGCCCATATGCAGCACCAGCTGGCTGGGATCGACAAGCTGCCAGGCACTTACCCCTTCACCCTGGCCCGCAGTGCCAAGGGCTATCGCCTGAACAAGTTTTTGCACCGCATGATCGAGCCCCAATGGCGCCAGCGCTTTCTGGCCGAGCCTGAGGCATTGTTTGCCGAATCCGGGCTCAGTGAAGAAGAACGCGACCTGTTGCGCCGCCGGGACTGGCGAGGGTTGATCCACTACGGGGTGATTTTCTTTGTACTGGAAAAACTCGCGGCGGTATTGGGCATCCCCAACCTGCAGGTCTATGCCGCCATGCGCGGCGAAAGCCTGGAAGATTTTATCCAGACCCGCAATCAGCAAGTGCTCTATTCAGTGGCGGGCAAAGCTTCGCGCTGA